The nucleotide window CACACACAAGACGTCAAGCACGTTGTGTGGCACCCGACCCAGGAGGTGGGTGATTCTCTGCTCTATAGGCACATGAAGGATTTCTTCATTTCTCACACCGTTGCTTTACTAAGTGAATATACTGTGTGCGTTTACAGCTCCTGGCTTCAGCCAGCTACGACAACAACATCTGCATTTACAGGGAGGAAGACGATGACTGGGAGTGTCGGGCGACCCTGCAGGgacacacagccacagtgtGGGGTTTGGCTTTTGATCGGACTGGACAGAGACTGGCTTCCTCCAGCGATGACCGCACGGTCAAGATTTGGAAAGAGTTTCCAAATGAAGCTGGACAGGGTGagttgttgaaaaaaaaaatcgactTAATAAGATGGTCCAAGTTTATACAAATCTACATGTAATGCATTTTTGTCAGTATAAGAAGTGTGATTATTTTTCGTCACTGCTTTGTGTAACAGGGGACTCGACTTGGAAATGTATCTGCACTCTGTCCGGGTACCATGGACGAACAGTGTATGACATTGCCTGGTAAGACCCAGCTCAATGTTCTCACAGCCATCCAACCTTGGTGTGGATCAGTGGTTCTTAAATGACGGTCGGCCATGTCTGTAATAGGTTTCCAGATTGATGGATTAAAATAATCATATGGGTATTCTGTCCTGACGTGGATAAAATAACTTTCCCTTATATAAATTgaagtttaaaatgtgtaaaattatTTTATAGCACAATCACACTGGGGTCCCCAGAATATTTTCTGTCTAGAAGGGGATCCTAGGCTGAGAAAAACCTGAGAACCTTTGATCCAGTTATATGAAGGGATTTGAGGTTAGAAATCCACCGCTTTACTTAGTATTGACACATTTTGTCATCCTGTTAGATCAAACTGAGAATTGAATCTGTTCAGGTGTCGGCTGACCGGCGCCCTGGCAACCGCCAGCGGGGACGACGCAGTGAGAGTTTTCAAGGAGGACGAGTCGGCTGATCCCGACCAGCCGGTGTTCTCGCTGGCTGCTCAGGGGACCAAGGCTCACGATCAGGATGTCAACTGTGTGGCCTGGAACCCGAAGGAGGCGGGACTGCTGGCCACCTGCAGTGATGACGGAGACTTCGCCATCTGGAGGTTCCAGGAGGAAGAGTGAATGTCTCGCACTGAACAGCCCGGGTTCCAACAGGGAGCATTGTTGTCCACTCAACTTTTAACAGCTCATCTAAGCTCAGCAGTATAACCACGTTCCCTGCCATGTCTATATTATTACTGCCCAATTGAGAAATTATTCATTCATgatgtttatataaataaatttaaaacaaaacaagtagGTGGCTTCTCtttatttcaaaaaaatatTCCAGACAGAACATCATGTAAAAACATTTAGACAAGTTCCAGAAGTAGATTtcataagaaaacaaagaaatcgaAATACATAAGTGGAGGGTTTTCTTCTGTATTTAAATTTCAAATCCGAAAGAATAGTGTAACATCTAAATTTGGTCAACCAGTGTTTCATGTTATTTTAATctgcaacattttaatttcagtgaGACCTGAAAACTGACAGTAGATCAGCTAGCACAGTGTGCAATAGATTTAAATCATTGAAAACCCAAACTGGCCTCATTTGACCTTGTATCGACTGCATTTCTGACTGTTAGCTGTAAACAGATGCTGTACACTGATCTGGACTGAGGTGATTCATTCAGAAGATTTTAAAATGACACCTTATCACAAGAGCATAGATGATGATTCATGACACGCTTACAAAGACAAGTGGCACGAACCAGGCTGAATATctacagtaaaaaacaaacaaggaaaaacTACCTACTGATcctttatataaaacaaaatgtcagagGCTGCAAAGATCTGATTAGTCTGAGTCACTGTCTCCCTCGCTGTCCGCCTCCTTCACATCCGCGCTGAACTTGTACTCCTGGTCACAGCCCATGTACGCGTCGCTCATGAAGTACAGGGTGTAGTTATGAACGCCCATCACCGGGGCAACAAAGTCCAGCTTAACCTGCAGGTGGGAAACGTGACTGGTTAACATGAGGGTTTCCAGAGCATGTTAAGCCACAGAATGCTTCTGGTGGGAGAAGATCACTGACCTTTGCTTTCTGCTGAAGAGTCAGCCTCTTGATGGAGATGAGGCTGTTGGACTTGGGGTCTCCGATCACCACCCACCAGCCCTCCTCACGTTTCTAACAATGAAGAGTTGAGAGCAAAGTTATTGTATTTTCAGTGTAGAAATGTCAGAGACTTTAAGAAGTGCACAAATAGAGGATGTACCTGAGGGAAGAGAGGTGCGATGACAGGCCCAgtaacctcctcctctctctccagctgaacTTGAACCAGAACTGGACTcccactgcaaacacacatgggAGCACACATTCACAATTGTACAAAACAGGTACGACTATTATAAAATCCAATCTGTGACTTCT belongs to Platichthys flesus chromosome 3, fPlaFle2.1, whole genome shotgun sequence and includes:
- the ciao1 gene encoding probable cytosolic iron-sulfur protein assembly protein ciao1; translation: MKQALTLLHRLSAHPDSRCWYVSWNPSGTLLASCGGDKAIRIWGREGDSWICKTVLQDGHQRTVRKVAWSPCGNYLASASFDATTCIWKKKDNDFESLTVLEGHENEVKCVAWAPSGNLLATCSRDKSVWVWEVDEEDEYECVTVVNSHTQDVKHVVWHPTQELLASASYDNNICIYREEDDDWECRATLQGHTATVWGLAFDRTGQRLASSSDDRTVKIWKEFPNEAGQGDSTWKCICTLSGYHGRTVYDIAWCRLTGALATASGDDAVRVFKEDESADPDQPVFSLAAQGTKAHDQDVNCVAWNPKEAGLLATCSDDGDFAIWRFQEEE